The DNA region TGGAGTGCAGGCCGGAGGCGCCCATGCCGATCACCACGTCGCCGGGGCGGACGCGGTCGGGCCGAGCACGGCGTCGGCTTCGACGACGCCGACACCGGTGCCGGAGATGTCGTAGTCGTCGGCGCCCATCAGGCCGGGGTGCTCGGCGGTCTCGCCACCGAGCAGCGCGCACCCGGCGATGACGCAGCCCTCGGCGATGCCGGAGACGATCTGCGCGACGCGCTCGGGCACCACCTTGCCGACGGCGATGTAGTCCTGCAGGAACAGCGGTTCGGCGCCGCAGACCACCAGGTCGTCGACGACCATGGCGACCAGGTCGAGGCCGATGGTGTCGTGCTTGTCCAGAGCCTGCGCGACCGCGATCTTGGTGCCGACGCCGTCGGTGGAGGCGGCGAGCAGGGGCTCCTTGTAGCCGCCCTTCAGTGCGAACAGTCCTGCGAAGCCGCCGAGTCCGCCCTGCACTTCGGGGCGGCTGGCCTTCTTGGCCAGGGCGCGAACAGCTCGACTGCGCGGTCACCGGCTTCGATATCGACGCCGGCCGCCGCATACGAGGCACCGGCACCACTGGGGGTCTGTTCAGTCATTGTGGGGGAGAGCTCCAAGCCGATTCGTCGGATAGATGCCTGCTCACGGTACAGGACCGCGGCTGCGCGCCTCGCCGGGCCTGCGGCGAGGCGGGCGTGGGCGGGGCGGTTTCCACACCCGTACGGGCGAGAAAAGGGCGGTGCCCGTTCGCTATTGCGCGAACGGGCACCGGGGCCGTCTTGCGCTACGGGCGGCTCAGGGCCGAAGCGTTGGCGTTGTCGGCCAGGAGTTCGGTTTCGGTGGTCCCGGACAGGATGCCCTCGAGCACGTTCTTGCCGATGGCGTTCTCGGCCGGCAGCGCGATCGGGTACTCGCCGTCGAAGCAGGCGCAGCACAGCCGCGAGCGCGGCTGTTCGGTGGCGGCGACCATGCTGTCGAGGGAGATGTAACCGAGGCTGTCGGCGCCGATGGAGCGGCGCACGCCCTCCACCATGTCGTCGAGGCTCTCGCCGGCAATGCCTTCGGGGCCCGCGCCGTTGGCGATCAGCTCCGCGCGGGAGGCGAAGTCGATGCCGTAGAAGCAGGGCCACTTGACCGGCGGGGAGGCGATCCGGACGTGGATCTCCAGGGCGCCCGCCTCGCGCAGCATGCGGATCAACGCGCGCTGGGTGTTGCCGCGCACGATGGAGTCGTCGACCACGATGAGCCGCTTGCCGCGGATCACCTCGCGAAGCGGGTTGAGCTTCAACCGGATTCCGAGCTGGCGGATGGTCTGGCTGGGCTGGATGAAGGTGCGGCCCACGTAGGCGTTCTTCATCAGGCCCTGGCCGTAGGGCACGCCGGAGCCCTGCGCGTAGCCGACGGCGGCCGGGGTGCCGGATTCCGGCACCGGGATGACCAGGTCGGCTTCCACCGGGTGCTCGGCGGCCAGTCGGCGGCCGATGTCTACGCGGGTGGCGTGCACGGAGCGACCCGAGATGGTGGAGTCGGGGCGGGCCAGGTACACGAATTCGAAGACGCAGCCCTTGGGGGTGGGGTTGGCGAAGCGCAGCGAGCGCACGCCGTCGGCGTCGATGGCGAGCAGTTCACCGGGCTCGATCTCGCGGACGAACGAGGCGCCCACGATGTCGAGGGCGGCGGTCTCGCTGGCGACCACCCAGCCGCGGTCCAGGCGGCCCAGGCACAGCGGCCGCACTCCGTGCGGGTCGCGGGCGGCGTAGAGGGTGTGCTCGTCCATGAAGGTGAGACAGAACGCGCCCTGCAGCGTCGGCAGCAGCTCCATGGCGGCCTGCTCGATGCTCTTGTCGGCGGCGGCGTGCGCGAGCAGCGCGGTCATCACGTCCGAGTCGGAGGTGGCGGCCATACCGCCGGCCAGCCGGCCGGTGACCAGACCGAGTTCCCGTGCGCGGGCGCTCAATTCGGCGGTGTTGACCAGGTTTCCGTTGTGGCCCAACGCGATTCCGGTGCCCACCGCGGTGGTGCGGAAGATCGGCTGCGCGTTCTCCCAGGTGGTGGACCCGGTGGTGGAGTAGCGGCAGTGGCCGACGGCCACATGGCCGGGCATGGCTGCCAGAGTTTGTTCGTCGAAGACCTGGCTCACCAGGCCGAGATCCTTGAAGACCAGCACTTGCGAGCCGTCGGCGACCGCGATGCCCGCCGCCTCCTGACCGCGATGCTGCAATGCGTATAGTCCGTAATACGTGAGCTTTGCCACATCTTCGCCCGGCGCCCAGACACCGAACACACCGCACTCTTCGCGCGGTTCGTTCTCGTCCTGGTCGGGGGTAGTGACTGCGGAGGGGAGAGACACCGTTTGCTCCCTGTTCGGCGGGCTGGGGGCGAGAGCCATTCTACGGGTAACCGCAAGGCAACCCGCCGTTGGGATAACCGGGATGGCAGGGCGTTTGCTGTTAGCGTGCGACGGTGGCGAGCACCGACAGCACCGGTAGTGCGGAAACCGGTCCACGACGCAGGCATCTGAGCCCTTTCCGGTGGGCGTTCCCGATCGTGGTGGTCACCCTGCTGGCCTCGCTACTGGGCGTGATGTACCTCGATTACGTGGTCGATCCGGAGAAGAATCTGCACGACTTCCCGATCGCGTTGGTGAATCAGGATGTCGGCGACGATCTGAAGACCGGCGATCAGGTTCAGCACGTCAACTTCGGCGATCAGGTCGCCGACGGGCTGCGCGCGGCGGTCCCGTCCGATCAGATCGATCTGCGCGTGCTCGGCATCAACGAGGCGCAGCTGCAGATGCAGTCGGCGCGGGTGTACGGCACCATCATCATTCCGAGCGACTTCTCCAAGCGGCTCGGCATTCTCGGGGTCGGCAGTGTGGTGCCGGGCGAGATCTCCAAGCCGGTGCTCACCTTGCAGACCAATCCGCGCACCGGCGCGTTCGCGACCGCGGTGGTGCAGAAGTTCGGCGAGCAGGCGCTCACGCAGGTCAACGATCAGGTCGGCAAGCAGCTGACCGATCAGGTGACCAAGCAGCTGACCCCGCCGCCCGGCGCGCCCCCGACCGAGTTGTCCGGGGCCACCCGGTTGGTGCTGGCGCAACCGCTGAACATCGTGACCGAGCAGTTCCGGCCGTTACCGGGCGGTTCCGGGGAGGGCCTGACCGCGTTCTTCTACAGTCTGTTGCTCCTGCTGGTCGGCATGGTCGGGGCGATGATCATCCACCAGCTCATCGACTCGGCTCTCGGTTTCCTGCCGACCGAATGGGGTCCCTGGTACGTGCACTTCCCGCGGGCTTCGATTTCCCGGCTGAGCACGCTGCTGCTCAAATGGTCGGCGATCGCGGTGATGGCGGTGGTGGTGTCGGCGGTGCTGGAGGGCATCGCGTCCCTGCTCGGCATGCCGATCGACCGGCCGCTGCTGTTGTTCCTCTACGGCGCGCTGGTGATCGTCGCGGTCGGCTTCACCTGTGCCTCGACGCTGGCCGCGGTCGGCACCGCGGTTTGATCATCAACTTGATCGTGTTCATCATCCTGGGCCTGCCGTCCTCGGGCGGCACCATCCCGATCGAGGCGACGCCCAAGTACTTCGGCTGGCTGGCCAAGTTCGAGCCCATGCACCAGGTCTTCCTGGGCACCCGCTCGATCCTCTACTTCTTCGGCGACGGCCAGGCGGGCCTGACCCGCGGCGTCTGGATGGCGGTCCTGGGCCTGGTGATCGGCGTCGTGTTCGGCCTGTTCATCACCCGCTTCTACGACCGGAAGGGCTTGGAACGCAAGCCCGCGGCCGCGCCGGAACCGGCGGCGTAGCGATCAGAGCGGCACGACCGGCAGCCAGCGCGCCACCTCGCCCGCGCGGCTGCCGGAGGCGGTGACCACCGCCGATTCCACCGCCTCGGTGAAGTCCAGTAGTCCGGTCGCCAGCAACAGCCAAGTCCGAGCATCGGTCTCGACAACATTCGGCGGATTGCCCCGGGTGTGCCGCGGCCCCTCGATGCATTGCACCGCCACGAACGGCGGCACCCGCACCTCCACCGAATGCCCGGGCGCGTCCGCGGCCATCGCTCGCGCGGTGCCCCGAACCGCCGCAGCGATCTCGGTGCGCGCAGGGGTTGGCACGGACTCGTCGCGCAGCCACTCCCCCACCGCGGCCACCGCCGCCCGCACCTCCGCCGGATCCACCGCACCTCGTCGCGCCATGCCGCGAGGCTACTGCCGCCGGCCGACACCCGCGGGCGGCACCCGGCCGTCGATTGTCAGTGCGCCTCGCGCAGCAGGCGACGCGCGAGGCGCGGGGCGAGCGCGCCGCCCGCGTTGAGGGCCAGGTGCAGCAGGGCCGGGGCGGTGGCGCTGCCGGTGTGGCGGCGCAGTAGATCGAACAGCAGGCCCGCCCCGGTGGTGAGGGCGACGGTGCCGGTGATCGGATCGGCGGCGGCGCGGGCGGGCTGGATGTGGGAGAGGCCGAAAACCAGTGCGCCCACACCGGTTCCGAGCTCGCCGGCCGTGCGTTCCAGCAGCGGTGTCAGGGTGGAGCGGTAGACGAGTTCCTCGGTCAGGACGGTGCCGCCGGGAATGTGCAGGGCGGTCCATTCCAGAGTGGAGACGCCCGGGCCGCGGTCGGCGAGTCCGGCCAGGTGACGGCGGGTGGCCGGAATGGCAAGGGCCGCAGCGTAGCCGGACAGCACGGTGGCCGCGGCGACGGCTCCGGCCCGAAGGCCGCGGCGGGACAGGAGGTTCGGGTCTCCGCCGAAGGCGACGGCGTACGCGAGCGCGTAGCCGGTGTTGGCGGCGGTGCGGCCGCGCACGTCCAGGTTCAGCGCCGGGAGCAGGTGATTGCTCCAGATCAGCGGTATTGCCAGGGCGGCCAGGGTTTTCGGGTGCGGCAGCGCGCGGACCCGGGTGCGCGGCCGATCGCGCACGCTACTTGACCGCCCGCTCGTACGCCTCCGCGAGTTCGATCTGGGTGCGGATGCGTTCGCCGAGTTCGGGGGTCCAGTCCGGTGGGGCGGCGACGGCGGCCCAGCCGTCGAGGACCAGGGAGCCGTAGCGGTGGCCGTGGCCGTCGCTGACGCCCTGGGCGTTGGTGAGGTCGGCGACCACCTGCCAGAAGGTGACGAAGGGCCACCAGCGCATCTGGGGTGAGACGTCGGCGCCGCGCGGTTCGGACAGCCAATCCGGTTGGGAGAAGATGAGATCCGAGGACCACCAGACGATCGGGTCGGACGGATGCTGCAGGTAGGCGATGCGCGGCTTACGCCATTCGGGCGAGGGTTTGTTCAAATCGGCAGCGGTGGCGGCGAATCGGACCACCAGGCCGTCGGCGTAGATCGGGTCGACCTCGCGGGTGCCGAGGTCACGGCGTTGTACGAACTGGCGCCACAGGTGATTCGAGTTGGGTGGGCCCACCCAGAGCGCGCCGTCGACCTTGGAGCGCAGGTCGGCCAGTCCGTCGAAGGCGGATTCGGAGCCCTGCGAGCCGAGGCTCTCGCCGTACACGAGCAGTTTGGGGCGGTGCTCGGCCGGTCGTTGCGACCAGGCCCGGTACACCGCGTCGAACATGGTGCGCCCGTTGGCCGCGACCTTCTCGCGGTCCGCCAGGAACGACAGCACGCTGGGCAGATACGAGTACTGGGAGGCCACGATCGCGGTGTCGCCGCCCCACATGTATTCGAGTGCGGCGGCCGCCTCCCCGTTCACCCAGCCGGTCCCGGTGGTGGTGGCCAGCACCAGCACCTTGCGATCGAAGGCCCCGGTGCGCTCGAGTTCGGCGACGGCCATGTCCTCCTCGCGCATGTCCTGGGTCGCCGATTTCAGGCCCACGTACACCCGAATCGGTTCGCGCGCGGGCTTTCCGGTGACGGCACTGATCAATACCGGATCGGGTCCGTGCGAAACGAACCACCGCCCCTCCGACCCCAGCGTCTCCCACTTGGCCAGCGAGGCCGGGCTCCCCGAGCGTTCGGGTTTCACCGGCTGCACCGCGAAGTCGGTCATCTTGTCGTTGCGCACGCTGAACGCCGAGTTGGCGACCGCGAAGAAGGCGCGGGTGGCGACGCCGTTGAACAGGGTCACGATGAGCACGGTGAGCAGCAGTACGCCGAGGGCGGGCGCGAGCGCGGGCGGCACCTTCACCCAGCGGCTGAGCAGCCGGGCCAGGAAACGCACGGCTTCCCGCAGCGTGCGGTAGCCGGCGACGACGAGTGCGCCGACCGCGAAACTCAGCCCGCCCGTTCGCAGATACGCGGCGCGGGTGGTGCCTTCCATGCCCATCAGCGTGGTGATCTCGCGCTGCCAGTCGGCCGACAGCACCAGCATGTAGGCGGCCACCGCCATACACGCCACGACGATGCCGACCTTCACCAGATAGCGCACCCATTCGGGCGGCGTCTCGAGCGGGATGCGTGGCCGGATCCAGCGCCGGAACGCCCATTGCAGGATGCAGCCGACGCCGTAGCCGATGGCGGCGTTGAGCCCGGTGATGAGTCCTTGGAACAGCCAGTCGCGCGGCACCAGTGAGGGTGTCACCGACCAGGCGAAGAAGATGGTCGCGACCACCAGCCCCGTGTGGTTGAGATCGATGATGTCCTCCACCCGCCGCGCGACCACCACTGCGCGCGTGCGCAGCCGGGTGAGAGCGTGGGCGGAGTCCAGCACCCGTCAAGTATGGCCGCACCCGGCCGGATTCCGGGGAGCCCCGCATGTGAGAGACACCATCACACGGGCGTGTCGACCACGACTTCTACCGGGGTGCACTCGAGTAGATGTACTCGGTCGATTCGACGGTGAGCCGGCCAAACTCGGATTCATGAGCAACCCGAGCGCACAGACCAAGAGCACCACGGCGTTTCTGGCGCAGGCCGCGATCGCCTTCGGAATCAGCTTCTGCGCCTTGATCATCGGCATCGCCTACCTCCCCCTCGACATCTGGCAGCGCGGCTTCCTCCTGATGGCCATGCTGTTCCTGGTCAGCAGCAGCTTCACCCTCGCGAAAGTGATTCGCGACCAGCATGAATCGTCGAAGGTCCACCACCGCATCGACGAGGCCCGGATGGAAAAGCTGATGGCCGAACACGACCCGTTCAAGATCAATTGAGCGGTAGGCTCGGCTGTCCCTCTTGATGGACAAGGGGCTTCTGTATGGGGAGATACACAGTATGAAGAAGTCGGTCCTCGGTCGCTCGAGCGTCGGATTCGCTGCCATGGCAGCGGTGGGGGCGGCCGCGATCGCGACAGCCACGACCGCGTCCGCGGGTGTCGTGAACACCTTGCAGCTGCAGGCCTCGACGGCCTACTGCGTCGGCACCACGTACACGGTCAGCCTGTCCGCCGCCGATGCCACGGCGCTGATGGCGCAGGCCACGGGTTACTCGGACATCCAGGTCGGTTTTGCTCCCGCTCCGCAGGGACAGGTCATCATCATCGGGACGGTGCCGTACGTCGTCGGCCAAGGTGTAGTCGTGAATTGGACGCCGCCCTCCGCGGGAGCCTTCAGCCTCTCGGCGTACGCCTATGACTCGGCGCTCGGCCCCAACGCGATCATCGATTCCATGATCCCGAACGTCAACGTGGTCCAGAGCGCCCCGGCCGGCGCCAGCTGCACACCGGGCACGACGACTCCGCCCACGACCACTCCGCCGACCTCGAACACCGGTAGCGCCAACTCGATTCCGGTGATCGGCCCGCTGCTGAGCAGCCTGTTCCACTAAGCACGCGGCGCGGCGGCAACTCGATCGAGCTGTCCCGCACGGGAAATGGCGAGAGCCCGCCGGATCGGACCGGCGGGCTCTCGTTCATGTTCACGGCCTCATGGCCGTTTCGGTTCAGCGCTCAGTGGTCGGAGTTGCCGAACAGGGCGGGGAGGGTGGCCTCGTGGGCGGCGCGAAGCTCGTCCAGGGTGGCCTTGAACAGGCCCTGCACCTCGACCGAGTCGGAGCCGTCGTCGACGACGCCGATGCGGACCCACGGCAGGCCGCGGGCGTCGCACATCTTGGTGAAGCGGGTCTCCTCCGAGCGGGGGACGGCGACCAGGACGCGGCCGGCCGACTCGGAGAAGAGGGTGACGAACGGGTCGGCGCCCTCGGGAAGGATGATGCGGCAGGCGGTTTCGCCGGCCAGCGCGGCCTCCACGACGGTCTGGATCAGGCCGCCCTCGGAGATGTCGTGGGCGGCGGAGACCATGCCGTCGCGCGAACCCGACACCAGGATCTCGGAGATCAACTGTTCGCGGGCGAAGTCGACCTTCGGGGGCAGGCCGCCGAGGTGGTCGTGCTCGACCTGCGCCCAGATGGAGCCGTCGAGTTCGTCGCGGGTCTCGCCGAGCAGGATGAGGGTTTCGCCCGGCTCGGTGCCCAGGCCGGTCGGGATGCGGCGGTGCACATCGTCGATGACGCCGAGCACGCCGACCACGGGGTCGGCAGGATGGCGGTCTGACCGGTCTGGTTGTAGAAGGACACGTTGCCGCCGGTGACCGGAATGCCCAGCGCCGCACAGCCGTCCGCGAGACCGCGCACGGCCTGCTGGAACTGCCACATGACGCCCGGGTCCTCCGGCGAACCGAAGTTGAGGCAGTTGGTGACGGCCTTCGGGACGGCGCCGGTGACGGCGACATTGCGGAAGGCCTCGGCCAGCGCCAGCTGCGCGCCGGTGTACGGGTCCAGCTTGGTGTAGCGGCCGGAAGCGTCGGTGGCCAGGGCGATGCCGCGGCCGGACTCCTCGTCGATGCGGATGACACCGGCGTCGGCGTTCTCGGCGAGCACGGTGTTGCCGCGCACGTAGCGGTCGTACTGCTCGGTGATCCACTTGCGCGAGCACAGCTGCGGGCTGGCCAGCATCTTCATCAGGGTGGCGCGCAGTTCGTCGCCGGTCTGCGGGCGGTTCAGGCGGGTGGCCGAATCCGCGTTCAGCGCATCCTGATCCGCGGGCCGCTGCACCGGGCGCTCGTAGACGGGGCCCTGGTGGGCGACGGTGCGCGGCGGCACGTCGACCACGGTCTCGCCGTGCCAGGTGATGACCAGACGGTCGCCGTCGGTGACCTCACCGATGACGTTGGCGTTGACGTCCCACTTCTTGCAGACGGCCATGAAGGCGTCCACGTTCTCGGGGGTGACGACCGCGCACATGCGCTCCTGCGATTCGCTCGACAGGATCTCGGCGGCGGTCATGCCGGCGGCGCGCAGCGGCACCTGGTCCAGGTCGACGAGCATGCCGCCGTCGCCGGCCGCGGCCAGTTCCGAGGTGGCGCAGGACAGTCCGGCGCCGCCGAGGTCCTGGATGCCGACCACGAGGCCGGCGTGGTACAGCTCGAGACAGCACTCGATGAGCACCTTCTCGGCGAACGGGTCGCCGACCTGGACGCTCGGGAGCTTCTTACGGCCGGAACCGGATTCGTCGCCGGAGAAGCTGTCCGAGGCGAGCACGGACACGCCGCCGATGCCGTCGAGGCCGGTGCGCGCGCCGAACAGGATGATCTTGTTGCCCTGGCCGGAGGCGAAAGCCAGGTGCAGGTCCTCGACCCGCATGACGCCCGCGCACAGCGCGTTGACGAGCGGGTTGCCCTGGTAGGACGGGTCGAACACGGTCTCGCCGCCCACGTTCGGCAGGCCCAGCGAGTTGCCGTAACCGCCGACACCGCGCACCACGCCGTCGACGACGCGACGGGTGTCGGGGTGGTCGGCCGCACCGAAGCGCAGCTGGTCCATCACCGCGATCGGGCGCGCGCCCATGGCCATGATGTCGCGCACGATGCCGCCGACGCCGGTGGCCGCACCCTGGTAGGGCTCCACATAGGAGGGGTGGTTGTGCGATTCGACCTTGAAGGTGACCGCCCAGCCGTCGCCGATGTCGACCACGCCCGCGTTCTCGCCGATGCCCGCGAGCATCGACTTCTTCATCTCGTCGGTGGTGGTCTCACCGAAGTAGCGCAGGTGCACCTTGGAGGACTTGTAGGAGCAGTGCTCCGACCACATCACCGAGTACATGGCGAGCTCGGCGTCGGTGGGACGGCGCCCGAGGATCTCCTTGATCCGGGCGTACTCGTCGTCCTTGAGGCCGAGTTCCTTGTAGGGCTGCGGGTGGTCCGAGGTGGCCGCGGCGTTGCTGACGGTATCGACGTGGCTGGTCACGGGAATACCAGAGTCCTTTCGGCCGGGCAGGTCGGAAGCGAATGCCCGCGTTGCTGGATGTCGGCGAGATACCAGCCGAGTCTATTGCCTGGGTTTTCCGCGCTTTACGCCGCCTCCTCCGCCTCCCCGAGACTTCAGCGCCCGGCGAACGAGCCGTAACCGGTCCCGCATGCGGACCTGCGGTCGATTACCGAACCGATTCTGGGCGTTCCCAGGGAGTTACCCGCATCGGCACGAAATCAGTTGTCGCCTCGGCGGACGAGAACAACTCGGCCATATCTGTGACCACCGCCACTTTCAGGCCCTGGACCGCTGCCCGAGGCGCGAGCGGTCACCCGTTACTCTGTGGCGGTGAACGATCGATCCGGGGTCGCGGATCCGACCGAACAACCCGTGACCACGCCTGCAGGGCTGACTCGACGGCAGGGAGAGCTGCTCCTGGTCGCGGTCGCACTGTTCGCGGTGTCCGCCTTCATCAGCTATCAGGCCAAGCTCTGGCACGGGTACATCGACCTGCAGGTGTATCGGAACGGTGCGCGGGCCTGGCTGGACGGCAAGGATCTGTACGGGCCGATGCCGCCGGTTTTCGGGCTCGGACTGCCGTTCACCTATCCCCCGCTGGCCGCGTTGTTCTTCGCGCCGCTGGCCCTGATGCCCCTGGCGATCGCGGAGTGGGCGGTGCTCGCGGTGTCGATCGCCTCGCTGGGCGTGACCCTGTGGGTGGTGCTGGACCGGATCCGGCCGACCCTGGCCTGGCAGACCCGCGTGGCCATCGTGATCGGCGCGGTCGCCGTGCTGCAGCTGCTGGAACCGATCCGCCAGACCTACGGGTTCGGGCAGATCAACCTGGTGTTGATGGCCGCGGTCGCACTGGACTGCCTGGCGCGCAAGACCTTCTGGCCGCGCGGCATGCTGATCGGTATCGCGGTGTCGGTGAAGCTGACGCCGGGCGGCTATCTCCTCTACTTCCTGCTGCGTAAGGACTGGAGGGGCGCGATCACCCTGGTGGTGTCCGCCATCGGTGCGGTCGCGGTGGGTTTCGTGCTGTTCCCGCACGATTCGCCGGAGTACTGGTTCCACACGCTGGCCGACACCGGTCGCATCGGCCCGCCCTGGTACGCGGGTAATCAGTCGATCAAGGGTTTCGTGTTCCGGCTCGGCTATTCGACGTCGGTGTCCACGCTGCTGTGGCTGGTGTTGTCGGTGGCCGCGGTGGCCTTGGCTGCACTGTGGATGAAGCGGCTGCTGGACTCGGGCGCGAATGTGGCCGCGCTGATGGTGAACGCGGCCGCGGTGCTGCTGGTTTCGCCGGTGTCCTGGTCGCATCACTGGGTGTGGATCGCGCCCGCGCTGCTGGTGGCCGCCGACGCGATCGCCCGCGGCCGCCGCAATCCGTGGTTCCTGGGCGCGGTCGGCGCGGCCGTGGTCATGTTCGCGATCGGGCCGATGTGGCTGCTCCCGCACGATCATGATCGGGAACTCACCTGGAACTGGTGGCAGCAGCTGGTCGGCAACAGCTACGTGTTGTTCACGCTGGCCGTCTTCGTGGTGGCCGCGCTGACTTACCACCCGAAGCCCGCCGCGGCGGAAGCCGAACTGTCCAAGGCTTAGTCACGCATACCTACCGCGTCAGTCACGGCGAGACGAGAAAGGGCCGCCCGCACAGATTGTGCGGGCGGCCCTTTCGTCGTCGAGGCGTCGGGTCAGCGCACAGGTTCCGGCGTGAGGAACGCGGCGAGCGCCGCGGCGTAGGTGGCGACGTCGGCCGCGCCCATCATTTCCCGCGCCGAGTGCATGGCCAGCTGGGCCGCGCCGACGTCGGCGGTGGGCATGCCGGTGCGGGCCGCGGTCATCGGCCCGATGGTGGAGCCGCACGGCAGGTCGGCGCGGTGCACGTAGCGCTGCAACGGCACGGCGGCCTGTGCGCAGGCGAGGGCGAAGGCGCCCGCGCCGGTGGCGTCGGTGGCGTAGCGCAGGTTCTGGTTGACCTTGAGCACCGGGCCGCCGTTCACTTCGATGCGGTGGGCGGGCTCGTGCCGGTCCTGGTAGTTGGGGTGGGTCGCGTGCGCCATGTCGCCGGAGGCGCACACCGATCCGGCCAGGGCCGCCAGGTATTCGGCGCGCCCGCCGCCGCGGGTGAGCACGATGCGTTCCAGCACGGTGGGCAGCAGGTCGGATTGGGCGCCGCGGTCGGATTGGCTGCCGACCTCCTCGTGGTCGAACATGGCCAGCACCGGGACCGCCGCGCCGGGTGCGGCGATGGCGGCGAGGAAGGCGCGCAGTCCGGCGTAGCAGGTGCCCTGGTTGTCGAGCCGGGGCGCGCTCACCAGGTCCCGGTCGCGTCCGATCAGGCTGGACGGCACCAGGTCGTGGGTCATGAGTTCCCAGCCGAGCACGGTGTCGGCCGCGATGCCGGAGCGTTCGGCAAGGAACGCCAGGAACGAGCGCGGTTCGCCGCCGATCCCCCACACCGCGTTCACGTGCCGCTGCGGATCGAGTTGCACGCCGCGCCGGTCCTCGGAGAGGTGGATGGCCAGTTGCGGCACCCGCAGGATCGGTTCGTCGATGCGAATCAGCTGCTCCCGCACCGTGTTTCCGTCGCGGATCGAGAGTCGTCCGGAGATGCCGAGGTCGCGGTCGAGCCAGGAGTTGAGCCAGGCGCCGCCGTAGGGTTCGAGCCCGACCATCTGCCAGCCCGCGACGGCGCTGTCGGGGTGTTGTTTGACGCGCAGGTTGGGGCTGTCGGTGTGGGCGCCGATCACGCGGAAGGGTGTGGCCTGTCCGGCGTGGAAGCCGGTGGGTGCACCGGTCCCGCTGTCCGCCCAGGCGACCAGCGAGCCGCCGCGCACCACGTAGTGGCGGCCCGCGCTTTCGGCGGGCCAGGGCGCCGATTCGGCCAGCCGGGTGAAGCCGTGATCGTCGAGTTCCGCTGCGACGGTGCGGCAGACGTGGAACGGCGACGGGGAGGCATCGATGAATTCACACAGGCCGGTGGCGGTCGCAGTGGTCTCGGCT from Nocardia tengchongensis includes:
- a CDS encoding M18 family aminopeptidase; this encodes MPVAETTATATGLCEFIDASPSPFHVCRTVAAELDDHGFTRLAESAPWPAESAGRHYVVRGGSLVAWADSGTGAPTGFHAGQATPFRVIGAHTDSPNLRVKQHPDSAVAGWQMVGLEPYGGAWLNSWLDRDLGISGRLSIRDGNTVREQLIRIDEPILRVPQLAIHLSEDRRGVQLDPQRHVNAVWGIGGEPRSFLAFLAERSGIAADTVLGWELMTHDLVPSSLIGRDRDLVSAPRLDNQGTCYAGLRAFLAAIAAPGAAVPVLAMFDHEEVGSQSDRGAQSDLLPTVLERIVLTRGGGRAEYLAALAGSVCASGDMAHATHPNYQDRHEPAHRIEVNGGPVLKVNQNLRYATDATGAGAFALACAQAAVPLQRYVHRADLPCGSTIGPMTAARTGMPTADVGAAQLAMHSAREMMGAADVATYAAALAAFLTPEPVR